The DNA sequence GAGCAGGGCCGCGAGCAGGACACGCTCGACCGCTTGCAGGAGATCGAGGGCGTTCAGGAGATACACCTGACCACCGGCGAGTGGGACGTGATGGCGCGGGTGTACGCCGACGACGCCGACGCGCTCCGGGAGCTGATGTTCGAACGGGTCGCCCGGATGGACGGCTTCGCCCGGTCGCAGACGATGGTGATCCTCGGGACCCACCACGAGAGTCCTGAGCTGCCGGTGGAGTAGCGCCGGTCACACTGGAACGCCCGCGGGACCGGCAACGCGCGGCGGGCGCACGAGACCGGAAACGTCAAACCGCCCGCGTCGCAGATGCACGCTATGGACGACGTTCTGGACCGGATCGACCCCGAACGCGGGTGGGCCGCGCTCGTCGCCGCCCTCGTGGCCTGCTTCAGCATCGGGTCGGTCGTCTTCCCCCGGACCGTGTACGCGGAGTTCGTCTGGCACTACTTC is a window from the Halostella salina genome containing:
- a CDS encoding Lrp/AsnC family transcriptional regulator → MELDETDREILRILQADARTPFSEVAREIDMSSATVHDRVSRMEEAGVIEGYHAEVDPRAVGLGISAVVGLRVEQGREQDTLDRLQEIEGVQEIHLTTGEWDVMARVYADDADALRELMFERVARMDGFARSQTMVILGTHHESPELPVE